The Streptomyces tubercidicus DNA segment GATGGCGCAGGCGGCGAGGGCGACGGCGAAGCCGCGCCGGAGGGGGCGGCCGAGGCGGGTCCCTCCGGCGGGGCCGGTGGCGCGTGCGGTGCGCCCGGCCGGGAAGGCTTCGGCGGCGGCGCGGTTGCGGGCGCCTGCGCCGCGGTGCGCGGCCTGCCGGAAGGCGGCGACGGCGGCCTCTTCGCCGGGGAGTTCGGCGGTGCCGGGCGCCTTGCCGCCGAGCGCGGCGGCGGCCTGCAGGAGCTGTTCGAGTTCGCGTGCGCCGTCCCCGTGCCCGGCACCGACCTGTTCACCGCGCAGCAATCGCTCCGCGGTGTCCTTGTCGAGCCAGTTGTACCGGTCGTCGGCCATCACATGTCCTTCTGCGTTCGTGCGGCCGTTTCCGTCACACCTGGTACGTACGATTCCGCCACGCCGTCGCGGCGCCTTCTGCCCTGTACGGGCACCCCACTCACCGTTCCACCACCTCGGCGCCGACCCGCTGCGGGCGGGCCGGAGGAGGCGTCTTCTTGCTGGTCGGCGCCGTCTTTGCCGCCGTCCTGACCGCTGCCCCGAGGTCCGTCCCGGCCGCTGTCCGGCTGCTCGCCGAGGAGCTCGGCGAGCCGTCGCAGCCCGCGGTGTGCGGCGGTGCGCACCGCGCCGGCCCGTTTGCCGAGCACCTCTGCGGCGCTCTTGGCGTCGAGCCCGACCACCACCCGCAGGACCACGGCCTCGGCCTGGTCCTGCGGCAGCCGGGCTATCAGCCGCATGGTGCTGCCGGTGCCCAGGGCTTCGAGCGCCTCGCCCGCGGTGTCGGACGCGCCGGGGGTGTCGGCCAGTTCGCTCTCGTCGCCGCCGATCGCCGGGCGGCGGCCGCGCATCCGGATGTGGTCGAGGGCGCGGTTGCGGGCGATGCGGGCGGCCCAGCCGCGGAAGCGGTCGGCGTCGCCGCTGAAGCGGGCGAGGTCACGGGTGATCTGAAGCCAGGTTTCGGAGGTGACATCCTCTACGTCCGGTTCGCTCACCAAGGTCCGTACATACCCCAGAAGTCGGGGATGTACGGCGCGGTAGACGGTACGGAAGGCCGCCTCGTCGCCGCCCTGCGCCGCCTGCACGGCCACCGTCAGCCGACGGTCGTCCGGCTGAATGTCGTCCCCTCGCACGGGTCCATCCTGTCGCACGCGGAATGTCCGCCGCCCGGTCCTTGCTGCATTGTCGCTTCGCCCGGCCACGTCACCGGCCCTGCTCCGCCCGGGGCGCCGGAGCTGTGCCGGCTACCGCGCGCCGCCGGCCCGGTCGGCCGGAAACCCCCGGTAACCCGGATGTTCCTGCTGACCGTAACGCGTCAGCCGCCGCGCTCCGTACCCGGGAGGGGCGCACCGCCGGCTCGGGCGGGGCCGGCGGTCCGGGCACGCGAAGCGGCCGGAACACCCGCGAAGCACGCGCCCGGCCCGCTCCGGAAACCCTGACCAGGACGGCGCTTTCGGGCCGCCGCCGACGGGCGCGAAACCTGCTCCCACCGGCGCGGACCCGCACGTTACGGGCCACTCCGGGCCCGCGTCCAGACCACTAGCCGTACGCCTGCCCGTACCCCGTGTGACGCTTTCGCGCCGTCTGACGCTGTACCGGATAGAGGGCCGTCACGGCCCTTCGCGAACGACGGCCGGGGCCTCTCCTGTGGGGGGTGGCGGCCCCGGCCGTCCTCGTTCTCTCACCTGATCTCTCACCCGTTTCTTACCGGGCCGGCGCTCACACCCGGTTGGCCAGCGCCTTGAATTCCGTCCAGGACAGGGCGGGGGTCCGCGGGTCCCAGGTCTTCTGCGCCAGCGCCGCCAGCGGCAGCCGGATTCCGGCCGCCACCTGCGCCGCGGTCTGTGCCTGCGCCCGGTCGCACCAGATCGCGAAGCGCGCCCCGGGGATCCGGTCCGGGCCCGTCATGTTCGCGGACACCGGCACCGGCCGGGTGCCGCGGATGACCAGCGGGGTCCAGCTCTCGTAGATCCGCTGGCCGGTGGGGTAGACGAACTGGTTGGGCTGGCCGAGGACGTAGTAGAGGTACTCGTCGTTGAAGTTCATGACGTTGCGGCCCTCGCGCAGGAATGCCTCGGGCGGACGGTGTCCGGCCTCCTTGCCGGTCCAGTAGTCCACCATCCGGTTCTTGTCGGCGGACGCCTGCGGGCTGGTGAAGAAGCCGTCGTTCCACGCCTCGACGCGGTTCTTGCCCTTGGCCTCCACGGTCTTCTGCCGGTCGTTGAGCCAGCCGGTCGTCAGGTCCTCGATGGTGCCGTTGGGCCCGTACTTCTGCCGTGCGGCCCGCGCGAGCTGCGGGTACCTGGCGGCGGGGTCGGAGGACATCAGCGCCTGGTACTCGTCACCGCCCAGGTGCCAGTACGCCGGGGCGCCCTTGGGGTTGGTGAACAGCTCGCTGAACTCGCGCAGCAGCGAGTCGATCAGCGGGGCCGCCTTGGGGTTGGAGATATCGATCGCGCCGGTGATCACCCGGCCCTGTGCGTTGCGCAGCTGGAGCTCGGGATAGTGGGCCAGGACGGCGCCCAGGTGGCCTGGCGAGTCGAGTTCCGGGACGACCGAGATGTGCAGAGTGCGCGCGAGTGCGACGATCTGCCGGATCTGGGCCTTGGTGAGATGGTCGGCGGAGACGATCTCGGGGTGGGTGGTGCTCTGGATGCGGAAGCCCTGGTCGTCGGAGAAGTGCAGCTGGAACTGGTTGAGCTTGAGGTCGGCGATCTCCCGGAGCCGGGCCTCGATCCAGTTCTGGGTGAACGGCTTGCGGGCGTTGTCCAGTGACATCCCGCGCTGCGGACGGCCCGGCCGGTCCTGGATGGTGCCCTCGGGAAGGCCGCCGGCCGCGTGCACGGCCTGCTTGACGGTGCGGGTGCCGTAGAAGATTCCGGCGTCGGTGGGGGCCGTGAGAGTGAGCCGGGTTTCGTCGGCGGTGAGGGTGTAGGTCTCGTCGGCGGCGTCCTGGACGGGCACATTGTTCGCCTGGTGTGCGGCGTTCTTGCCCGTCAGCTTCACCTCGATGTCGCCCGGCCGTACGGTCTGGTCGCCGTAGACGAGGCCCAGTCCGAGGTCGTTGGCCATCCGCTGAGCCTCGTCGGCGACATTGCTCTTCTCGCCGGCCGGTACGACCACCCGGGCCCCCTTGGAGGGCCGCCAGCCGCGGCCGTCGGCCCGGCGGAAGTCGCGTACGGCGGGGATGACCTGCGGTGTCCCGGTCACGGGAGCCCAGGACGGGGTGGCTGCGGCGGAGGGGTTGACCTTGGCGCTGGTGCTCCCGGGCGGCTCGGTGTCCGCGGTGCCGGAGCACCCGGCGAGCAGCAGGGCGGCGGCGAGCGCCGTGGCCGGCAGCGCGGAGCGGGCCGCCGGGCCCGTGCGCCGCGTCGGCCGGGTCACGGGGTGCGGGGAGGCCGAGGGCCGTGGGGCGCGCAACGGCCGCATCGGGTTCGACATCGTGCAATCCTCACTTTTCGGGGCGAAGGCATTGCCAGGTATGCGGAGCCGGTCGTTCGCGAACGCGCGAAGGCTCTCCCATACGGGTGAAATTCGCGCATCCGTCGGACAGTGGTCGCCAAGCGTCGTTAGCGTGGCGCTTCCTTCGTCACCCCTTTCACAGGGCTCTCCCGGAACCACCGGATACCGCCGGGGTGTCGTCGCATACGCACCACTGCCATACCCGCCGCCGCTTCGTACGCGTCCCGGCTTCGGTCCGCTTCTCCCCCAGCTTCCTTCAGACGCCCGTCCCGCACCTGTCGAACCGACCTATTCGCATCCGTCCGAGGAGCCCACGTGTCCGGTGACATCCCGGCCGCCCGGCCGACCGCGCTGCACCCTCCGCAGCCCCCGCGGCGCGGCATATCGCCACGGGCCGGCGGCGCAGTGCCGCGCCCCCGCACCGGGGGCATCGGACTCGTCCGCTTCAACGCCCTCCCCGAGGAGGACGCCCTGGCCGCGCTGCTGAGCTGCTGCGGCAGCCGCCGCTGGGCCGAGCGGGTCGCCGCGCACCGCCCGTATCCGGATCCGGAGTCCCTGCTCGCCGCGTCCGACGAGGCGTGTTACCACCTGGCCCCGGCCGAGCTGGACGAGGCACTCGCCGGGGAGTCGCTCTCCCCGCAGCCGCTCGTCGGCGCCCATGGCCCCGGCCTCCGGGCCGCCCAGACCGCACTGCACGCCGCGCACGCCGAGTACGAGCGCCGCTTTCGCCATGTCTTCGTCATCTGCCTGGACGGCTGTCCCGACGAGGAGCTGCTGGACCGGGTGCTGTCCGGGATCCGCACCCGGCTGGGCAATGAACCGGACGAGGAGCGGGCGGTCGCCGCGGACGAACTGCGCCGGCTGGTCCGCGGGCGGCTGATCCGGATCACCGCCGCCGGCCGGTGACATATCGCGGCGTGTGACCTGGAACCTTACGGTTCGTGTGCGTGTGATAGCCCGTTGGTGCCTGTTTGATCACAC contains these protein-coding regions:
- a CDS encoding beta-N-acetylhexosaminidase, with the translated sequence MSNPMRPLRAPRPSASPHPVTRPTRRTGPAARSALPATALAAALLLAGCSGTADTEPPGSTSAKVNPSAAATPSWAPVTGTPQVIPAVRDFRRADGRGWRPSKGARVVVPAGEKSNVADEAQRMANDLGLGLVYGDQTVRPGDIEVKLTGKNAAHQANNVPVQDAADETYTLTADETRLTLTAPTDAGIFYGTRTVKQAVHAAGGLPEGTIQDRPGRPQRGMSLDNARKPFTQNWIEARLREIADLKLNQFQLHFSDDQGFRIQSTTHPEIVSADHLTKAQIRQIVALARTLHISVVPELDSPGHLGAVLAHYPELQLRNAQGRVITGAIDISNPKAAPLIDSLLREFSELFTNPKGAPAYWHLGGDEYQALMSSDPAARYPQLARAARQKYGPNGTIEDLTTGWLNDRQKTVEAKGKNRVEAWNDGFFTSPQASADKNRMVDYWTGKEAGHRPPEAFLREGRNVMNFNDEYLYYVLGQPNQFVYPTGQRIYESWTPLVIRGTRPVPVSANMTGPDRIPGARFAIWCDRAQAQTAAQVAAGIRLPLAALAQKTWDPRTPALSWTEFKALANRV
- a CDS encoding 2-oxo-4-hydroxy-4-carboxy-5-ureidoimidazoline decarboxylase, whose amino-acid sequence is MSPRAGGAVPRPRTGGIGLVRFNALPEEDALAALLSCCGSRRWAERVAAHRPYPDPESLLAASDEACYHLAPAELDEALAGESLSPQPLVGAHGPGLRAAQTALHAAHAEYERRFRHVFVICLDGCPDEELLDRVLSGIRTRLGNEPDEERAVAADELRRLVRGRLIRITAAGR
- a CDS encoding RNA polymerase sigma factor; protein product: MRGDDIQPDDRRLTVAVQAAQGGDEAAFRTVYRAVHPRLLGYVRTLVSEPDVEDVTSETWLQITRDLARFSGDADRFRGWAARIARNRALDHIRMRGRRPAIGGDESELADTPGASDTAGEALEALGTGSTMRLIARLPQDQAEAVVLRVVVGLDAKSAAEVLGKRAGAVRTAAHRGLRRLAELLGEQPDSGRDGPRGSGQDGGKDGADQQEDASSGPPAAGRRRGGGTVSGVPVQGRRRRDGVAESYVPGVTETAARTQKDM